A region from the Vicia villosa cultivar HV-30 ecotype Madison, WI linkage group LG3, Vvil1.0, whole genome shotgun sequence genome encodes:
- the LOC131659004 gene encoding protein MAIN-LIKE 2-like, with translation MDDTIIEAREELMLSPSSNVNQTLRTAYFLKPSIQHSHFLPPKVSISSETTTKLPLEIRYNGWRPPTEEWKKWVKKLQPKFEYLWIQAGIYQAIKASTYEIKRDDDLILELVNRWCSETSTFVFPWGESTITLEDTKVCFGYSLLGCSVSNPLVNSDQVKVEEELMEARRMFNSTKAKKVTQRAWMMYFMETESKVEHEAFLVYWLSRFVFPADAYEIILKSVVPVAIHLAHGNRIALAPAVLASVYRDLSLLNSVVTKNVTTSMKSLGVTIWSPFQLVQIWALERFLALKPRPYIIGHGLPKVARWGGVKVLKSKYWKKDLDIAGFGNGFLWQPYENSPFVEVCNEKDMWKCDNPGLAEEIVSRGRCLRACELVGMGCKEKYFPHRVAMQFGMDQDIPGNVAFCEKDSWVSYSQPVALVDIDLIIQLCSSKPGVTSRYYDWWKQSKSSEERDNKRVKVEKHRIEGSDKDHVSIYELSSSDSEVVENGKALSSNEFGDFTSSTVGDEAEINSQCCDKNGEKEESVNHFTIDKEFDLENRIEKLERVMSKLKEARFGNKYVISMKVLKDYRNMEVNEVSEFDVIKT, from the exons ATGGATGACACAATCATAGAAGCTAGAGAAGAACTCATGCTTTCGCCTTCATCCAATGTAAACCAAACTCTAAGAACTGCATATTTTCTCAAACCTTCCATCCAACACTCTCATTTCCTTCCACCCAAAGTTTCTATTTCCTCTGAAACTACCACAAAGTTGCCGCTAGAAATAAGGTACAATGGATGGAGACCACCCACAGAAGAATGGAAAAAATGGGTCAAGAAGTTACAACCGAAGTTCGAATATTTATGGATTCAAGCTGGAATATACCAAGCAATCAAAGCTTCTACATATGAAATCAAAAGGGATGATGACTTGATTCTTGAGCTTGTCAATAGATGGTGTTCCGAGACAAGTACATTTGTTTTTCCATGGGGAGAATCAACTATAACATTGGAAGACACAAAGGTTTGTTTTGGTTACTCTCTTTTGGGTTGTTCTGTTTCTAACCCTCTTGTGAACAGTGATCAGGTAAAAGTGGAAGAGGAGTTAatggaagcaagaagaatgtttaACAGTACTAAAGCTAAAAAAGTGACTCAAAGGGCATGGATGATGTATTTTATGGAGACTGAAAGTAAAGTGGAACATGAAGCTTTTCTGGTTTATTGGTTATCAAGGTTTGTTTTTCCAGCAGATGCTTATGAGATTATTCTGAAAAGTGTTGTTCCTGTTGCAATACATTTAGCTCATGGAAATAGAATAGCTCTTGCACCTGCTGTTTTAGCTAGTGTTtatagagatttgagtttacttaaTAGCGTCGTTACGAAAAATGTGACAACAAGCATGAAGAGTTTGGGAGTAACTATTTGGTCTCCTTTTCAATTGGTTCAAATTTGGGCTTTAGAGAGATTCTTAGCACTTAAACCTCGTCCTTATATCATAGGGCATGGTTTACCAAAGGTGGCTAGATGGGGTGGAGTTAAAGTATTGAAAAGTAAATACTGGAAAAAGGACTTGGATATTGCTGGATTTGGAAATGGTTTTCTGTGGCAACCGTATGAGAATTCACCATTTGTTGAGGTTTGTAATGAAAAAGATATGTGGAAGTGTGATAATCCTGGTTTAGCAGAAGAAATAGTGTCGCGTGGTCGGTGTTTGAGGGCATGTGAGTTGGTTGGGATGGGATGTAAAGAGAAGTACTTTCCTCATCGTGTCGCTATGCAGTTTGGTATGGATCAAGACATTCCCGGGAATGTTGCTTTTTGTGAGAAGGATTCTTGGGTGAGTTATAGCCAGCCAGTGGCATTGGTGGATATCGATTTGATCATTCAGTTGTGCTCTAGCAAACCTGGTGTTACTTCTAGATACTATGATTGGTGGAAGCAATCGAAATCAAGCGAAGAAAGAGATAACAAGAGAGTAAAGGTTGAGAAACATCGAATAGAAGGTTCTGATAAGGATCATGTGTCGATTTATGAACTATCAAGTTCTGATAGTGAAGTAGTTGAAAATGGTAAGGCTTTGTCTAGTAATGAATTTGGTGATTTTACATCATCAACTGTGGGTGATGAGGCTGAAATTAATAGTCAATGTTGTGATAAAAATGGTGAAAAAGAGGAAAGTGTTAATCATTTTACAATAGACAAGGAATTTGATCTTGAAAACAGGATTGAGAAACTTGAAAGAGTGATGTCTAAGCTTAAAGAAGCAAGATTTGGAAATAAG TATGTAATCAGTATGAAGGTGCTGAAAGATTATAGAAACATGGAAGTGAATGAAGTTAGTGAGTTTGATGTAATTAAGACTTGA